AAGAAGTTCGACGGCGGGCTTCGTAAGGCCGATGGCAGCTTCGACGTCATGAAATGGCAGACGCTCTATTATTGCCGGCTGCACGAAGGACGCTGGAAGATCAGCGGTTTCACCGGTTACATGCCCAATCCCATGCCCTGATAGAGCAGACATGCGGGAACGTTGCGAACGCCGGGCCGAAAGCCCGGCGTTGTTTTTTCGTCTGGCGGCGACGGCAGAAAACCGCCGCAGATGCATCGCGTCAGAAACAGCCGGGCACGGGAAAACAGATTTCATGGCCCGGTTCCTGCCCTTTATTGGATCAGCTTGAGGACGGAAAGGTCGACGCGCCGTTCGAGCGCAATGCCGCTTTCATCGAACAGGTGGCAATCCGATGCCTTGATGCCGGTGATGATCGGTTCATCAACGACGACAGGCGCGGAACCGGAAAGCAGCGCGCAATAGTTCTCACCCGTCGGGGCAATCCCATAAGCGATCGTGTTCACTCCCAGCCGCTCGATGACGCTGGGCGCGACCTTCACATTAAGGTCAGCCGTTTCAAGGCCTGTATGTTCCGGGCGAATGCCAAGCGTCAGTTGCCTGCCTTCGAGGCCAGCGCGAGGTTCCACCGGCACGGTGATTGTCTGGCCCTCATATTCCACAGTCACGCCCTCGGCGCTGGCAGCTTTGCAGGTGACCTTCAGGAAATTCATTTTCGGGTTGCCGATGAAGCCGGCCACGAACAGGTTCGCCGGCTTGTGGTAAAGCTCGAGCGGAGCACCGACCTGGGCGATTTCGCCGGCATTCAGCACCACGATGCGGTCAGCCATGGTCATGGCCTCGACCTGATCGTGGGTGACATAGATCATCGTCGCCTGCAGCGTCCGGTGAAGATTGGTAAGCTCGATGCGCATGTCGGCGCGGAGTGCCGCATCGAGGTTGGACAGCGGCTCATCGAACAGGAATATCTTCGGCTCACGAACGATGGCGCGGCCAATTGCGACACGCTGGCGCTGGCCACCGGACAACATGCCGGGACGTTGCTGCAGGCGCTGGTCGAGTTGCAGGATCTTGGCAACCCCCTCGACCTTTTCCTTGATCTTGCTCTCTTCCATCTTTTCGACGCGGAGCGGAAAAGCGATGTTTTCGAAAACCGTCATATGCGGATAGAGCGCATAGGACTGGAAGACCATGGCGATGCCGCGTTTGACCGGCGGCAATTCATTGACCTTCACGCCGTTAATGACGACGTCGCCGGCGGTAATATCCTCAAGGCCGGCGATCATGCGCAGCAATGTGGATTTGCCGCATCCCGAAGGGCCGACAAAAACGACGAACTCGCCATCCCTGATGTCGAGCTGAACGCCCTTGATGACTTCGAAATGTCCATAGTTCTTGCGGACGTTATTGAGATAAAGCTGACCCAAAACTTGCCTCTCCCGTCACCAGCCGACATCAGGCTGCGTTCAGAGACGTTCCGAGACATGGGGAAAACCGCGTCTTACCGGAACCGTTGAAAAACATGAGAAGCCCCTTCCATCACAGCGGCGGGCATTCTCGCGGCGAATTCATGAGGTTGCGGGCGACCTGCGCCCGCAACCGTCGCATTGTGGATTATTTATACTGCTCGAGCGCGGTGGAGGCCTTCTTCGCGGCATCCTCCGGGGTCGCCTTGCCGGTAACGACAGACTGCACCATCTCGATCATCGTATCCTGGAAGCCCTTGTAGTCGGTGAAGAGCGGCTCGGGACCACCATAGGCGATACCGTCGATCAGCGGCTTCCAGAAGGGGTCCTTGGCGACAAATTCATCAACCTTGGCCGACGGACGCAGCGGGGTGAGGCCAGCGCCGCCCTGCAACTCGTACTCGCCCTGCGGGCCGGGCGAAGTGATGAACTTGGCGAATTCGGTCGCCTTTTCTTCCACGCCGGTTCCCTTGAAGATCGCAAGGCTGTCGGTGATGAGCAGCGTGCCGGGACCCTTGGCTTCGGGGCCGAGCGGCAGCGTTGCAATGCCCCAGTTGATCTTGGTTTCCTGCAGGCGGGTTGCAGCACCCGAACCGGCCTGGATCATGCCAACCTTGCCATCAAGGAAGATGGCGCGGATTTCGTTCTGCTCGTAGGCCGTGGGACCTTCGACGGAATAAGGCGTGATGTCCTTGTAAGCCGTGAGGGCTGCAACGACCTGCGGGCTGTCGACGGTGATCTTGTCGCCGTCGATGACCTTGCCGTTATTGGTATAAACCCAGTGCATGAACTGGTGCATGGTGTTGTCGAAGGTCTTGGCGGGCAGACCATAACCGGCAATGCCGGTCTTTTCCTTGATCTGCTTGGCGAAGGCGATTTCTTCAGCCCAGGTCTTCGGCGGCACTTCCGGGTCGAGACCGGCCTGCTTGAACAGATCCTTGTTCCAGTAGAGCGCCTTGGTCGAGAATGCGACCGGCACGCCCCACTGCGTGTCCTCGAAGGTGACCGTGTCGACGATGTTGGGGTAATAGGTCTTCTTTTCGTCTTCCGTCATCGGCACCGGAACGATGAGATCGTTCTGCGCGAACTGCTTCAGCGTGCGCGAACCGACATAGGCCATGGCGACCGGGGTGCCGGCGGCAGCGAGCGTCGTTGCCTTGTCCTGGCACTGCGCCCAGCCAACGACCTCAGGAACAACCTTGAAGCCGGCATTCTTGCCTTCCCATTCCTTGATGTATTTTTCATGGATGGGGTCCATCTTGTCGCCGCAATAGATCCAGCTGATCTCCTTGTCGGCGGCATGTGCCGTCACCGTGGTAAGGGCAGTGGAACCGGCAAATGCGAATGCGCAAAGCGCCAATCCGTAATGTTTCAGTGCCATAATTAGTCTCCCGTTTTGGTGGTCGTTCCGGTTGTTGTTTATTTCACCGCGCCGGCGGTAAGCCCGCTGACGAGATATCGTTGCATGAAGAAGATCACGACCA
The Agrobacterium cucumeris DNA segment above includes these coding regions:
- a CDS encoding ABC transporter substrate-binding protein codes for the protein MALKHYGLALCAFAFAGSTALTTVTAHAADKEISWIYCGDKMDPIHEKYIKEWEGKNAGFKVVPEVVGWAQCQDKATTLAAAGTPVAMAYVGSRTLKQFAQNDLIVPVPMTEDEKKTYYPNIVDTVTFEDTQWGVPVAFSTKALYWNKDLFKQAGLDPEVPPKTWAEEIAFAKQIKEKTGIAGYGLPAKTFDNTMHQFMHWVYTNNGKVIDGDKITVDSPQVVAALTAYKDITPYSVEGPTAYEQNEIRAIFLDGKVGMIQAGSGAATRLQETKINWGIATLPLGPEAKGPGTLLITDSLAIFKGTGVEEKATEFAKFITSPGPQGEYELQGGAGLTPLRPSAKVDEFVAKDPFWKPLIDGIAYGGPEPLFTDYKGFQDTMIEMVQSVVTGKATPEDAAKKASTALEQYK
- a CDS encoding ABC transporter ATP-binding protein; this translates as MGQLYLNNVRKNYGHFEVIKGVQLDIRDGEFVVFVGPSGCGKSTLLRMIAGLEDITAGDVVINGVKVNELPPVKRGIAMVFQSYALYPHMTVFENIAFPLRVEKMEESKIKEKVEGVAKILQLDQRLQQRPGMLSGGQRQRVAIGRAIVREPKIFLFDEPLSNLDAALRADMRIELTNLHRTLQATMIYVTHDQVEAMTMADRIVVLNAGEIAQVGAPLELYHKPANLFVAGFIGNPKMNFLKVTCKAASAEGVTVEYEGQTITVPVEPRAGLEGRQLTLGIRPEHTGLETADLNVKVAPSVIERLGVNTIAYGIAPTGENYCALLSGSAPVVVDEPIITGIKASDCHLFDESGIALERRVDLSVLKLIQ